In the Elusimicrobiota bacterium genome, GGTAAAAGATGGAATTATCGTTGATGCAAAGTTTAAGACATTTGGCTGTGGTGCTGCAATTGCAACTTCATCAATGGTAACTGAAATGGTAAAAGGGAAATCTGTTGATGAGGCGCTAAAAATCTCCAACCGTGCAGTTGCAGAAGCATTAGGTGGACTTCCGCCTGTTAAAATGCATTGTTCAGTGCTCGCTGAGGAAGCACTCCGTGCTGCACTTGACGACTACTATAAAAAACATCCGGAAGCAAAATCAAGCAAAAAGTGAAAAAGAAAGTGCTTGTTTTAATGTCAGGTGGTGTTGATTCATCAGTTGCTGCCTGTATTCTGAAAAAATCCGGCTATGAAGTCATTGGCTGCACAATGCGGCTTTTTTTGTGTCGGTATGTATCGGCTGAACGACAATGTTGTTCACCTGAAGATATTGTTATTGCTAAAAGGACTGCCGAGCAACTCGGGATAAAACATTATATTGTGGACAGAAGAAAGATTTTTGGAAAGTATGTTATTGAAAATTTTGTCTCTGAATATCTCAGAGGCAGGACACCTAATCCGTGTATTGTCTGCAATATGAAAATAAAATTTGACAAAATGCTTGAATTTGCGAAAGGGCTTGGTTGTAATTTTATAGCAACAGGACATTATGCAAGAATAGGGAAAAAGTCAGAAGTCGGAAGTTGGAAGTCGGAAGTATATGTATTGAAAAAGGGAATTGATAAGACAAAAGACCAGTCGTATTTTTTATACGGACTTACACAAAAAAATCTTCCACATATTTTATTCCCATTAGGTAATTACAAAAAAACTGAGATTAGAAAATTAGCTAATGAGTTAATGTTAAAATCTGCTAATAAAAAGGAAAGTCAGGAGATATGCTTTGTGGGGAACGCAGATTACCGCAGATCTTTGAAACACAGATTAACACAGATAAAACCACAGATTAACACAGATATAAAACCAGGAAAAATTGTGGATATTTTTGGAAAGGTTGTAGGAATGCACAAAGGAATTCCATATTATACAATCGGACAGCGACAAGGACTTGGGATTTCAGTTGGTTATCCGACGTATGTTGTCAAGATAGATGCCGAAAAAAATCAAATTACTGTTGGTAGAAAAGAGGAACTTTTGGGTAAAGAATTTTTGGTACAAGATATTTCGTGGACTGTTTCGCAACCTAACAAATCGCCAATAATCGCAGATGTAAGAATACGATACAAGCATAAAGAATCAAAAGCAAAAATATTTTTGCAAAAAAATAATACTGCAAAAATTGTATTTTACAAACCGCAACTCTCAATCACACCAGGTCAGTCTGCTGTATTTTACAAAAAAGATATTGTATTAGGTGGCGGGATAATAAAAGCAGTGATTAGTGATTAGTAATATGGTTCTTTCAAATTTATAATTTGTAGTTATGGATTTTTAATCCACGATTATACAGCAATTAAAAACCTGTCCTCACGAATGTGTGGCTACGACTACTAACACAAAAATTTGAAAATTTCAAGTCTGGCACAGTTCTCAGTTCTGGCACAGTTCTCACAAGTCTGGCACAGTTCTCACAGTTCTCACAGTTCTTGCCAGTTCTTGCAGTTCTTGCAGTTCTTGGTGGCACAGTTCTTGGCAGTTCTGTCGGCACAGTTCTGTCAGTTCTGTGCAGTTCTGTGGCCTGGCACAGTTCCGTGGCACAGTTCCGCAGTTCCCACAGTGGCACAGTTCCCAGTTCCCAGTTCCCGTTCAGTTCCCAGTTCCTCAGTTCCTCCGGCTACTACATTCGGGGAGAGGCTTCTATCGGGAATCCAGTATTTTCCTCCGTCCCCATTTTTCCTGTCTCCCCCTGTATAACTGCTAATTATATCTAAAGCAAGAGGGTTTCTTTGAAATTTGAGAGTGAGTCCACTATAATCAAAAATTGACATTAATACCGACCATAACTGGTAGTAAATAATTTCTCTTCACTATGTTAATAACTCCTATTTGAACACCTTTCAGAGTTTCACAGTAATTTATAATTCCAAACTGAACTCCAGAAATATGTCTCGCTATATTTACAGCACAGATTAAACCGCCTTGTATACCACGAAAATCGTATGATATATTCGTGAGATTGGTCAAAAAACCGCCTTGTATACCACGACCAATCCTCGTTATATTGACAGCACCGGCTTGTAT is a window encoding:
- the nifU gene encoding Fe-S cluster assembly scaffold protein NifU, whose protein sequence is MQYSSKVMEHFQNPRNVGEIPDADGIGNVGNPICGDIMRLYIKVKDGIIVDAKFKTFGCGAAIATSSMVTEMVKGKSVDEALKISNRAVAEALGGLPPVKMHCSVLAEEALRAALDDYYKKHPEAKSSKK
- the mnmA gene encoding tRNA 2-thiouridine(34) synthase MnmA, yielding MKKKVLVLMSGGVDSSVAACILKKSGYEVIGCTMRLFLCRYVSAERQCCSPEDIVIAKRTAEQLGIKHYIVDRRKIFGKYVIENFVSEYLRGRTPNPCIVCNMKIKFDKMLEFAKGLGCNFIATGHYARIGKKSEVGSWKSEVYVLKKGIDKTKDQSYFLYGLTQKNLPHILFPLGNYKKTEIRKLANELMLKSANKKESQEICFVGNADYRRSLKHRLTQIKPQINTDIKPGKIVDIFGKVVGMHKGIPYYTIGQRQGLGISVGYPTYVVKIDAEKNQITVGRKEELLGKEFLVQDISWTVSQPNKSPIIADVRIRYKHKESKAKIFLQKNNTAKIVFYKPQLSITPGQSAVFYKKDIVLGGGIIKAVISD